The proteins below are encoded in one region of Bremerella sp. P1:
- the ygfZ gene encoding CAF17-like 4Fe-4S cluster assembly/insertion protein YgfZ, whose translation MNDTISWVPSPLESQIQVSGPSHVRFLQGLCSNDVVQLEVGSSCEAYLPSVQGKTLAHGFLKKYDDRIVFVGLGQQIESLLPHLQKYAMIEDVEVTDQSQSKHAVFVWGESVSAWLKEKLGVSELPELLQHQTLDYEGSSIDIFRTPVLQEECYELSGPGIEGLVQGIEPRIEAFQQRRIASRFPIHGIDIGGENLAQEVNRDNQAISFKKGCYLGQETVARIDAMGHVNKKLVPVRWLSDRIPELPATLVVDGKEVGRLTSLASVEGAHVGLAMIRRGLNAAGTQIETELGSLEVVD comes from the coding sequence ATGAACGACACCATCTCTTGGGTTCCATCTCCGCTGGAATCGCAGATTCAAGTCAGTGGCCCCAGTCACGTACGGTTCTTGCAAGGTCTGTGCTCGAACGATGTCGTTCAACTGGAAGTCGGCTCGAGTTGCGAAGCGTATCTTCCCTCGGTGCAAGGGAAGACCCTTGCCCATGGCTTTCTTAAGAAGTACGACGATCGAATCGTATTTGTCGGGCTTGGTCAGCAGATCGAGTCTCTGCTTCCGCACTTGCAGAAGTACGCGATGATCGAAGACGTGGAAGTTACCGACCAAAGCCAGTCGAAGCATGCCGTTTTTGTTTGGGGCGAAAGTGTCTCAGCGTGGCTAAAAGAAAAGCTTGGCGTGAGCGAACTGCCTGAATTGCTTCAGCATCAAACGCTGGACTATGAAGGATCGTCGATTGATATCTTCCGGACGCCTGTCTTGCAGGAAGAATGTTACGAACTATCCGGCCCGGGTATTGAAGGCCTGGTACAAGGCATCGAGCCGCGAATAGAAGCGTTTCAGCAGCGCCGAATTGCCAGCCGTTTTCCTATCCATGGGATCGATATCGGTGGGGAGAACCTCGCTCAGGAGGTCAATCGTGACAACCAGGCAATCAGCTTCAAGAAGGGGTGTTATCTAGGGCAGGAGACCGTCGCACGAATCGATGCGATGGGGCACGTCAACAAGAAGCTGGTCCCAGTGCGATGGTTGAGCGATCGCATTCCCGAACTGCCTGCGACGCTTGTTGTCGATGGCAAGGAAGTTGGACGGCTCACCTCACTTGCCAGTGTCGAAGGTGCGCACGTGGGCCTGGCCATGATCCGACGTGGATTGAATGCCGCAGGCACACAAATTGAAACAGAATTGGGTTCGCTGGAAGTCGTCGACTAA
- a CDS encoding SDR family oxidoreductase produces the protein MSLGLPLLITGVPGVPGYNALYHFRHKFPDQVVGIRPTDNWRLEGEQIVPCDMEDIDSLKRLFDEHQFKSVLHCAGSCALKSCELDPAMAWRINLEGTRNLLHILEGTDTRLIHLSIDLVFSGESGEGSMLETDSTDPVTVYGKTMAAAESLVSLIRPDATILRISLPMGVSFNGHAGAIDWIQSRFKKNRPATLYFDEVRTPTYTDCMNLAFEEILSREMPGIYHAGGPIRLSLYEIAQIVNRVGGYDPELLMGCMRIEAGPIPPRAGNVSMNSEKLTDHLGFGPFHGWPFDERYLPTHRDWHYERPADETGDPELLKRILYCNPLRDEGIIRPPFP, from the coding sequence ATGTCCCTCGGGCTTCCCTTGTTAATTACTGGCGTACCAGGTGTGCCTGGTTACAACGCGCTGTACCACTTCCGCCACAAATTTCCTGATCAGGTCGTCGGAATCCGCCCCACCGACAACTGGCGTCTTGAAGGTGAGCAGATCGTTCCATGTGACATGGAAGACATCGATTCCCTCAAACGCTTGTTCGACGAGCACCAATTCAAGTCGGTCCTGCACTGTGCCGGCAGCTGTGCGCTCAAGTCATGCGAATTGGATCCGGCGATGGCTTGGCGGATCAATTTAGAAGGCACCCGGAACCTGCTCCACATTTTGGAGGGAACCGATACTCGCCTGATCCATCTCTCGATCGATCTCGTCTTCAGTGGCGAGTCTGGGGAAGGGAGTATGCTGGAAACCGACTCAACCGACCCGGTGACAGTTTATGGAAAGACGATGGCGGCGGCCGAAAGCCTGGTATCGCTAATCCGGCCAGACGCGACGATCTTGAGAATTTCGTTGCCCATGGGAGTCAGTTTCAATGGCCATGCCGGGGCAATCGATTGGATCCAGTCTCGATTCAAAAAGAACCGTCCGGCGACCCTCTATTTTGATGAGGTTCGCACGCCGACGTACACCGACTGCATGAACCTGGCGTTCGAGGAGATTCTCTCGCGAGAAATGCCGGGCATCTATCACGCCGGCGGACCGATTCGGTTGAGTCTCTATGAGATCGCCCAAATTGTGAATCGCGTTGGCGGCTACGACCCGGAGCTTCTGATGGGCTGCATGCGCATCGAGGCCGGTCCGATTCCGCCTCGCGCAGGCAACGTCTCGATGAACTCGGAGAAGCTGACCGACCATCTTGGTTTCGGACCGTTTCATGGCTGGCCGTTTGACGAGCGTTACCTTCCCACGCACCGCGATTGGCACTACGAACGACCCGCGGATGAGACGGGAGATCCCGAGCTTCTCAAGCGGATACTTTATTGCAATCCGCTTCGCGACGAGGGGATCATTCGACCCCCGTTTCCATAA
- a CDS encoding aminopeptidase — protein sequence MDPRLEKLAKVIVQYSAKVEAGQLVRITGSTVTEPLMIAIYREVVRAGAHPEIAIVPDECKRIMLEEGSDEQLSYENPLLLHAVDTIDCSIGLWGQKNTKALSSISPQKSALQSQARKTYFKKFLGRAADGSLNWVGTQFPCDSSAQDAEMSLSEYEDFVFRGGFLNEEDPVALWKKLSVQQQKLADFLMTKKEIRFVTPQGTDLTLGVEGRKWINCDGHENFPDGEVFTGPIETATQGIVKYSFPAVHGGRESDGIELTFKDGRVVDAKASKGEDFLIAMLDQDAGARVLGEIAIGTNYAIQEYSKNTLFDEKIGGTFHAAVGASYPESGGTNESGLHWDMVCDLRQGGQIFVDGELISENGRFLNPEFPQPLT from the coding sequence ATGGACCCTCGTTTGGAAAAGCTCGCGAAAGTCATCGTCCAATACTCAGCCAAGGTCGAAGCAGGTCAACTCGTACGGATCACCGGGTCTACCGTAACGGAACCCTTGATGATTGCCATTTATCGAGAAGTGGTCCGCGCCGGGGCGCATCCCGAAATCGCGATCGTGCCGGACGAGTGCAAACGGATCATGCTGGAAGAAGGTTCCGACGAACAGCTTTCCTACGAGAACCCATTGCTGCTGCACGCCGTGGATACCATCGATTGCTCGATTGGGCTGTGGGGACAGAAGAACACGAAAGCCCTTTCATCGATCTCGCCACAAAAGAGTGCCCTGCAAAGCCAGGCCCGCAAGACGTACTTCAAGAAGTTTCTCGGTCGCGCCGCAGACGGATCGTTGAACTGGGTTGGCACGCAGTTTCCCTGTGATTCTTCCGCTCAAGATGCGGAAATGTCGTTGTCGGAATACGAGGACTTCGTCTTCCGCGGTGGCTTTCTGAATGAAGAAGATCCTGTTGCTCTTTGGAAGAAGCTAAGCGTTCAGCAACAAAAGCTGGCCGACTTCCTGATGACCAAAAAGGAGATCCGTTTTGTCACTCCGCAGGGGACGGACCTGACGCTGGGCGTTGAAGGACGCAAGTGGATCAATTGCGATGGTCATGAGAACTTCCCCGACGGCGAAGTCTTCACCGGTCCAATCGAAACGGCAACGCAAGGGATCGTGAAGTACAGCTTCCCGGCCGTGCATGGCGGACGTGAGTCGGACGGCATCGAGTTAACGTTCAAAGACGGACGCGTCGTCGATGCGAAAGCCTCCAAGGGGGAAGACTTCCTGATTGCGATGCTCGATCAAGATGCCGGAGCTCGCGTGCTCGGCGAGATCGCCATTGGTACGAACTACGCCATCCAAGAGTATTCCAAGAACACGCTCTTCGACGAAAAGATCGGTGGCACCTTCCATGCGGCCGTCGGTGCTTCGTATCCCGAATCAGGCGGAACCAACGAATCCGGCCTGCACTGGGACATGGTCTGCGACCTTCGCCAAGGAGGACAGATCTTCGTCGACGGCGAACTGATCAGCGAGAATGGGCGATTCCTGAATCCGGAATTCCCTCAACCGTTGACGTAG
- a CDS encoding Hpt domain-containing protein: MTVANQQQLIYSEFGNDEDLGELVEMFVDEIPNRVQSMLDAAETSNWEELGRVAHQMKGAAGSYGFGEVTAIAAVLENACRESAPAESIQRGLQDLVSMCLRMRAGTPD, encoded by the coding sequence ATGACAGTGGCGAACCAACAGCAGCTGATCTATTCAGAGTTTGGCAATGATGAAGATCTGGGCGAACTCGTGGAAATGTTCGTCGACGAGATTCCCAACCGTGTTCAAAGCATGCTGGACGCTGCCGAGACGTCCAATTGGGAAGAACTCGGTCGCGTCGCCCACCAGATGAAGGGGGCTGCCGGTAGCTACGGCTTTGGCGAGGTAACGGCGATTGCTGCCGTTCTGGAAAATGCCTGCCGCGAAAGTGCCCCGGCCGAATCGATTCAACGCGGTCTGCAAGACCTGGTCAGCATGTGTCTTCGCATGCGTGCTGGTACGCCTGACTAG
- a CDS encoding DUF1598 domain-containing protein, with protein sequence MLKLIRAGMVASLILALSIHASFSQTAFGEEDSKSKTALGKVQSFSRVGEFTRAFEEIANVEDPAMRDEAHSSIARMQMKAGLIHAAVETASYIESDVNRSDVLAEASASRSKAPVARGGGVTPDFDQLIDLITTTVEPESWEELGGPGSIAPFPTGVYVDSEGTLQRVTKLSNDSLLSEIHHSSKIVTMNQDVSTQSVLRKVSLTRLEKEAQLRSTLGRDPTDTMLNMAGIYDVKYLFVYPETGEIVIAGPAGPWHANAEGRHVNVATGRPVLQLDDMVVLLRNAMQEHGKFGCAITPTQNGLKSAQEYLNATSGKPLYPRQRDQWLEGLRTAVGKQDITVHGVSPDTRVGQIIVEADYHMKRIGMGLEDGTAGVPSYLEMVTIPPGGSAPPMDVLRWWFTLDYRNISVTEKRDAFALQGPGVKVLSENEHLDAQGQRIHTNTSTALNATFARNFSTHYAALAVKYPIYAELKNIFDLAMVCSLIENERLADQVDWNMTHFGPKGGYQVTTGSAPTVVDTIMNMRVIDKKHIIAGVSGGVNFDPSSMLTEDKISVDEYGLMTADRAASNSPETLKHHSWWWD encoded by the coding sequence GTGCTCAAACTTATCCGGGCGGGGATGGTGGCAAGTCTGATTCTTGCTCTGTCGATACATGCTTCCTTCAGCCAGACGGCGTTTGGTGAGGAAGACTCCAAATCCAAGACGGCATTGGGCAAGGTCCAATCTTTTAGCCGCGTGGGGGAATTCACGCGGGCCTTTGAGGAAATTGCCAACGTTGAAGATCCGGCAATGCGTGACGAGGCCCACTCGTCGATTGCTCGCATGCAGATGAAGGCCGGCCTGATTCATGCTGCCGTCGAAACGGCCTCTTACATCGAAAGCGACGTGAATCGTTCGGATGTTCTTGCGGAAGCATCGGCCAGTCGCAGCAAAGCCCCTGTGGCCCGCGGTGGCGGTGTCACGCCTGACTTCGATCAATTAATCGATCTGATCACAACAACTGTTGAGCCTGAAAGCTGGGAAGAACTGGGTGGCCCCGGCTCGATCGCCCCCTTCCCGACCGGCGTCTACGTCGACTCGGAAGGTACCTTGCAGCGAGTCACGAAGCTTTCCAACGATTCGCTTCTCTCCGAGATTCATCATTCGTCGAAGATCGTCACGATGAATCAAGACGTTTCCACGCAGTCAGTACTGCGGAAGGTATCGCTAACGCGGCTGGAAAAGGAAGCTCAACTTCGTTCGACACTCGGCCGCGACCCCACAGATACTATGCTTAACATGGCTGGAATCTACGACGTCAAGTATTTGTTCGTCTACCCGGAAACGGGCGAAATCGTGATTGCTGGTCCCGCAGGCCCCTGGCACGCCAACGCCGAAGGTCGCCATGTGAATGTTGCGACGGGGCGGCCGGTCCTGCAGCTTGATGACATGGTGGTTTTGCTCCGCAATGCGATGCAGGAGCATGGCAAGTTTGGATGTGCGATCACACCAACGCAAAACGGCTTGAAGAGTGCCCAAGAGTACCTCAACGCGACGTCTGGCAAACCGCTTTATCCTCGGCAACGAGATCAATGGCTGGAAGGCCTGCGAACGGCCGTCGGTAAACAGGACATTACCGTGCACGGCGTGAGCCCCGACACGCGAGTCGGACAGATCATCGTCGAAGCCGACTATCACATGAAACGGATCGGCATGGGACTGGAAGACGGAACCGCCGGTGTTCCCAGCTATCTCGAGATGGTCACGATTCCCCCAGGCGGAAGCGCTCCGCCGATGGATGTCTTGCGATGGTGGTTCACGCTTGATTACCGCAACATCAGCGTCACCGAGAAGCGAGATGCATTCGCTCTGCAAGGTCCTGGCGTGAAGGTATTGAGCGAGAACGAGCATCTCGACGCTCAAGGCCAACGGATTCACACCAACACCAGCACGGCCCTGAATGCCACGTTCGCGCGTAACTTTTCGACGCACTACGCCGCGCTCGCCGTGAAGTATCCGATCTACGCCGAGCTCAAGAACATCTTTGATCTCGCGATGGTTTGTTCGCTGATCGAAAACGAGCGATTGGCCGACCAAGTCGATTGGAACATGACCCACTTTGGCCCCAAAGGGGGTTACCAGGTCACTACCGGTTCGGCCCCGACGGTTGTCGATACGATCATGAACATGCGAGTCATCGACAAGAAGCACATTATCGCCGGCGTCAGTGGCGGTGTTAACTTCGATCCTTCGTCTATGCTCACCGAAGACAAAATCTCCGTCGACGAGTACGGGCTGATGACTGCCGACCGTGCTGCGAGCAATTCTCCCGAGACCCTCAAGCATCATAGCTGGTGGTGGGATTAG
- a CDS encoding HD-GYP domain-containing protein — MSFPPAALSLAGNTVGTFVPAVRHRLKQMSTELRNYFGTSFCLRDASSGELMLASDDQILGDDPLLASLCPGIHREGVATIVAEETGCAMLAIPMRDGVTPYIATAPFRLAISGKATPDFGKLSQVLGCSPKESKRWYQAQAEWTIPALERMAAIVVSKITSDSEIERLTEEIDKVSDSLSSTYEEISLLYGLTQNLRISSSDSQLGDLALNWLLEVIPSRGLSILYQQPGRRTGQNDSAGAQYESQLLSVGECPVDAQTLSHLVKKLNLNEKRSAFVANQRVTERPDWPCPEIRQIIAVPLVEGDNIFGWLFAINHNEDKGFGTVEASLLSSVGTILGIHSGNIELYRRQSEFVTSVVRALTSAIDAKDPYTCGHSDRVARLAVRLAQEMGLDKETLNLMYMAGLLHDVGKIGIDDSVLRKPGRLTDEEYEHIKLHPELGCNILSGLKQLEAVLPVVLHHHEQWDGKGYPHKLAGETIPKLARITAVADAYDAMSSDRPYRKGMPEDRVNQIFREGSGTQWDPEVIEAFFAARDDIRKIMSEERAGVGFDVSNWIKSLQDD, encoded by the coding sequence ATGTCGTTTCCCCCCGCAGCTCTCTCACTCGCCGGTAACACGGTAGGTACGTTCGTGCCTGCGGTCCGTCACCGTTTGAAGCAGATGAGCACGGAACTCCGAAACTACTTCGGTACCTCGTTTTGCTTGAGAGACGCGAGTTCCGGCGAGTTGATGTTGGCTTCTGACGACCAAATTCTCGGCGACGACCCCCTGCTGGCCTCGCTCTGCCCTGGAATCCATCGCGAAGGCGTTGCTACGATTGTGGCCGAAGAAACCGGCTGCGCCATGTTGGCGATCCCCATGCGTGATGGAGTGACCCCCTACATCGCAACCGCACCATTTCGCCTGGCCATCTCGGGCAAGGCAACACCCGATTTTGGGAAGCTTTCCCAAGTGCTTGGCTGCTCGCCGAAGGAATCGAAACGTTGGTATCAAGCCCAAGCCGAGTGGACCATTCCGGCTCTCGAGCGAATGGCAGCGATCGTGGTCAGCAAGATCACGTCCGACTCAGAAATTGAAAGACTGACCGAAGAGATCGACAAGGTCTCGGATAGTTTGTCGTCGACCTACGAAGAAATCAGCCTCCTCTACGGTCTGACGCAGAACCTTCGCATCTCGAGCAGCGACTCGCAACTGGGTGACCTAGCCCTCAATTGGCTCCTGGAAGTCATCCCCAGCCGCGGCCTGTCGATTCTGTATCAACAGCCAGGACGCCGCACGGGTCAGAACGATTCAGCGGGCGCTCAGTACGAATCCCAGCTTCTGTCGGTTGGTGAATGTCCCGTCGATGCTCAGACGCTTTCGCATCTGGTCAAGAAGCTGAATCTGAATGAAAAGCGATCGGCATTCGTTGCGAATCAACGCGTCACAGAGCGGCCAGACTGGCCCTGCCCGGAGATTCGCCAAATCATCGCCGTGCCGCTCGTGGAAGGCGACAACATCTTCGGTTGGCTGTTTGCCATCAATCACAACGAAGACAAAGGCTTCGGAACGGTCGAAGCAAGCCTGCTTAGCAGTGTCGGCACGATCCTCGGCATTCATAGCGGAAACATCGAGTTGTATCGTCGCCAGTCCGAGTTCGTGACCAGCGTGGTTCGCGCCCTCACTTCGGCCATCGATGCAAAAGACCCGTACACCTGCGGTCACAGCGATCGCGTCGCTCGTCTTGCCGTTCGTTTGGCCCAAGAGATGGGCCTGGACAAAGAGACGCTGAACTTGATGTACATGGCCGGCCTGCTGCATGACGTCGGCAAGATTGGCATCGACGATAGCGTGCTCCGTAAGCCAGGACGCCTAACAGACGAAGAATACGAACACATCAAGCTGCACCCGGAACTGGGCTGCAATATCTTGTCGGGACTGAAGCAATTGGAAGCCGTTCTCCCGGTGGTTCTGCATCATCACGAACAATGGGACGGCAAAGGTTATCCTCACAAGCTGGCAGGGGAAACGATTCCCAAACTGGCGCGAATTACCGCCGTTGCCGACGCCTACGATGCCATGTCCAGCGACCGCCCCTACCGCAAAGGCATGCCTGAGGATCGCGTCAATCAGATCTTCCGTGAAGGCTCCGGCACCCAATGGGATCCGGAAGTCATCGAGGCCTTTTTCGCGGCACGTGACGACATTCGCAAAATCATGAGCGAAGAACGCGCTGGCGTGGGCTTTGACGTCAGCAACTGGATCAAGTCGCTCCAAGACGATTAG
- a CDS encoding FAD:protein FMN transferase codes for MACQFEVYLNALGPGTETEAGVAALDLVTELEQQLSAYRYDSEICMLGATAYLRPQVVEPRLFELLKLAVQLHRDTHGAFDITAGPMIKAWGFFDREGKVPDETDLAEAMNLVGSNQLTLDEEQRTIFFAKEGVELNLGSIGKGYALDRCKELLIEAGVEDFLVHGGTSSVLAQGVRRDGTDRDGWEVGVPHPLRPDRRIGTVHLNGEALGTSGAAFQAFFHEGKKYGHVLDPRSGQPATSVLSATVIAPTAALADALATACYVMGPEETEALLPKYPDVSVLLVQEGRRRGSVETIMLGGMDQRLVLAPTS; via the coding sequence ATGGCCTGCCAGTTTGAGGTCTATTTGAATGCCCTTGGCCCTGGCACGGAAACCGAAGCCGGCGTCGCGGCGTTGGACCTTGTGACTGAGCTCGAGCAGCAGCTTTCTGCTTATCGCTACGACAGCGAGATCTGCATGTTGGGAGCGACTGCCTATCTGCGACCCCAGGTTGTCGAACCACGGCTATTTGAGCTATTAAAACTCGCGGTCCAACTCCATCGAGACACGCATGGTGCGTTTGATATTACCGCGGGGCCAATGATCAAGGCGTGGGGCTTCTTCGATCGAGAAGGAAAGGTGCCTGACGAGACCGACTTAGCTGAGGCGATGAACCTGGTTGGTAGCAATCAGCTAACGCTCGATGAAGAGCAGCGAACCATCTTCTTCGCGAAAGAAGGAGTCGAACTTAACCTGGGAAGTATCGGAAAGGGTTACGCCCTGGATCGCTGCAAAGAGTTACTCATCGAAGCTGGCGTAGAAGACTTCTTAGTCCATGGTGGCACCAGCAGCGTGCTGGCCCAGGGAGTACGTCGCGATGGCACCGATCGCGATGGCTGGGAGGTCGGTGTTCCTCATCCACTGCGACCGGATCGCAGGATTGGGACGGTCCATCTAAACGGTGAGGCACTCGGGACATCCGGTGCCGCGTTTCAGGCGTTCTTCCATGAAGGGAAGAAGTACGGACATGTGTTGGATCCCCGTTCAGGCCAGCCAGCGACTTCTGTGCTGTCAGCAACGGTCATTGCCCCGACAGCTGCCTTGGCCGATGCATTAGCGACGGCTTGTTATGTCATGGGGCCGGAAGAGACGGAAGCACTACTTCCCAAGTATCCGGATGTGTCCGTCTTGCTCGTACAAGAAGGCCGACGCCGTGGCAGTGTCGAGACGATCATGCTGGGCGGGATGGACCAGCGACTGGTTCTCGCTCCGACGTCCTAG